The window ACCTTCCTTACGACCCTCTTTGTGGCTGAAGCGGTAGAGACGGAATAGGGAATACGCCCCCTGGGGCTATATATAAGGAGAGTACTATAATGGAACTGGTTTATCTTATCGGCGCAGGCGTCGCGGTACTTACGGGCCTTGGAGCCGGCATTGGCATCGGCATTGCCACAAGCGGAACCGCGCAGGCAATTTCACGGCAGCCTGAGGCTTCGGGGAAGATCATGACCGCATTCTTTCTGGGCATAGCCCTTGCGGAAGCCACCGCCATTTACGGTTTCGTTACCGCCATACTTTTGGTCACGAGATAGCGGCGCATTATGATTGCCTTTTCTCTATCGACCTTCCTGATAACCATTGTCAATGTAGGGGTGCTCTTTTTTGTGCTGAGGGCTGTGCTCTTTAAACCGGTAACAAAGTTTATGGAAGATCGCTCTGCCAAAATAGCGGATGCCCTTGCGCAGTCCGAGAAGGAGAGGAATCAGGCCAAGGCCCTGCTTGCCCAGTACGAGGGGCAGCTCAAGAGCGCCGAATCCGAAGCAGTGGCGATCATACGCGCTGCCAAAGAGAATGCGCAGATTGAAGCAGACAGGATCATCGCCGAGGGCAGGCTGTCTGCAGAAAACATACTCGGCAATGCCAAAAAGCAGATTGAGGCCGAACAGCGCGCGGCCCTTGCGGAATTCCGCAAAGAGGCTGCAGAACTTGTGACCCTTGCGGCAGGCGGCCTGGTGAAAAGGGAATTCAAAGCAGACGATAATAA is drawn from Leadbettera azotonutricia ZAS-9 and contains these coding sequences:
- the atpF gene encoding F0F1 ATP synthase subunit B, with product MIAFSLSTFLITIVNVGVLFFVLRAVLFKPVTKFMEDRSAKIADALAQSEKERNQAKALLAQYEGQLKSAESEAVAIIRAAKENAQIEADRIIAEGRLSAENILGNAKKQIEAEQRAALAEFRKEAAELVTLAAGGLVKREFKADDNKQYAEMLLKEAAAGLPSRIGKN
- the atpE gene encoding ATP synthase F0 subunit C; this translates as MELVYLIGAGVAVLTGLGAGIGIGIATSGTAQAISRQPEASGKIMTAFFLGIALAEATAIYGFVTAILLVTR